The Nodosilinea sp. PGN35 DNA segment GGCAGGGGTCGCCGCTCGGGGGATGGTCTGGTGGGCTCCTCCCGTCCTGCCGCCGTCATCTTGCCGTCGGGCGACAGCTGAGCAATCCGCTCCGCCACCGAGAGATCGTCCTCCTCGCCAGGGCCACTGCGAAGTTCGCGATCGGTTGTGCTGCCCTCAGTCCAGGGTTCGGGCGGGCGGGGTCGCCCCTGACCGTTGCGGGGGGGGACGGTTTTGGCGTAGGTGCCGTTGCCGTTGCTGCCGTTGCCGCCAGCGGGGGAAACCGGGATACTGCGGCGGGCGGTGGGACTGGGCATGGTGGGTGCCCCAATCGGCAACGACCCCTCAATAGTGGGGAACTGGGCGGCAGGAAACTGGGCGGCGGAAAATTGGGCAGTAGAAAATTGGGCCGCCCCTGGGGCAGCGGTCGGCGAGGTCTGGGCCATTCCCCCCTGGACGGCGGGGGACTGGCGCAATTCTCGCGGCTCTGCGCTTGCCCCGGTGGGCATGGTCTCGAGGTAGGCCTGCACCTGGGCGTCGGCAAAATAGTCCTTGAGGGTGGCTTCCTGATCTTTAAAGTCACGGAAGTGGGGAAACAGCTCGTCCTTGAGCCAGCGTTCGGCGTAGAGGCACAGGCCCGGCAGCAGGTCAGGGGACTGGCGCGAGTGCTCGCGGATATAGGCCAGGGGCTCGTACTCCTGGCTCATTTCCAGGGCGCGGTTGGCCTCCTCGGTCTGGCCCAGCAGCAGGGCGCACACCGCCTGCTCCAGGTGTACATCCTGCTGCCCCCCCAGGCGCAGCAGCAGCTGCTTGGCGCGGCGCACCAGAGCGGGCTGGTGGCGGGCAAAGCCTCGGGCCAGCAGGGCGTACACTGTCAGGTAGGTGGCCACGGGCGACGGGCGGCGGGCTTCGTGCTCAAACAGCTCCTGCTGCTCGCTGGCGGTGAGGTAGTCGCGCAGCTGCTGAATAAAGCGCAGAAAATCGTCGATGGCCAGCCCCGAGAGGTCGTCTTCGGTGCCCTCAATGCCGCCTCGGTCTTCGAGCATGCTTTTCAGCAGCTTGAGGCCCTGGCGGCGCTCGCGGGTCTGGTCGAGGGGGCGGGCCAGCAGCTCCAGTACCCGGTAGGGGCGCAGCTTGTACAGCTCGGTTTGAATCTCCGCCCGCAGATTGGGGAAATGATTGCCCCGCGCCAGCAGCTCGTGGCCCGTTTGCAGCGATTCGGCGGCAATTTCGTACTGGCGCTGCTGCCACTGCTCGCGGCCCAGTTCGAGGCAGGCCAGGGCCAGGGTGAGCACAACGTCGTCCTGGGCGGGCTCGGGGGTAGCTAAGCCGCCGCTGGCGTAGGGGTTGCTGAGCTGGGGCTGGCCCAGCTGGAGCACTTGCTCGTACTCCCCAAGTTCGAGCAGCAGCAGCAGAGCGCCGACCAGCTGATCGCTCTCGATTTCGATTTTGGAGCTTTGGGCCTCGCTGCCGCCGGGCTCGGTGGCCAGCGACCTGAGCGCCGCCTCCCCCAGGTCGGCACTTACCTCCAGGCCGGGAATGCGCCCCTCGCCCAGGGGCTCGGGGGCCATATCGACGGTGTAGGCGCTGGCGAGAAATTTGCTGTCGTAGGCGCGGCGGCGATCGCGGTCAGACAGCACCGTGTAAGCTTCGTCGATCAGCTGCCTGCGGGCCTCAATGGCGGCGGTAGAGAATTCGCGCCGGGGCAGCTGTAGGCCGCGATCGCGGTGGGCCTGCTTCAGCTGGTCGGCGGTAGCCTGAATCGGCAGCCCCAAAATTCGGTAGTAGTCTAACGGAATTTGCACAGCTCACGTCCCCAACGGCGAATTCATTCGAAATAGTATCCAAAAAGATTTATTGCGGCCTGATTTGTTGCGGATTGCGGACTGTTTGTTGCCGACGGTCGCAGGCAATTAACGCCCTACCGCTGCCCCTCACCGCCTCACCGGAGTCAGCCCTTGCCCCAGCCTCTACCCTACCGGCTTCAGCGGATCGCACACCCTGCGGTCTCCCAGGGCGTTTCATCTGAGCCCCAGCCAACCAGACTGAGCCCTGGAAATAGCTACACCCTATCGCGTTTGCCCCCCAAGCAGACCAAAAGTGAAGTTTATAACACACGACTGCTGCCGCTGCCAGGGGCTACCTGGCCCCTTGACCCAAGCGGTTGGGGCCATTGCGCGCTCTGGCAGGCTCTCTATTTATTTGGTCTAGTTATTTGGTCTAGACAGTCTCGCCCCCGGCGGCCCCAGCCGACCCAGGGATGCCGCTGCCCCGCCTAGCGCCTGCCTTTCTGAGCAAGGGGAGATAGAACCGCTTAAAGATTGGGTAAAGGTTCTGCCTTGGCCGTCGGGATGGCTCGGCAACAGAGCGACAGATGGCTAGGGTGGGACAGCGATCGCCGTCTAGCCTCTGGCATTTGCCCTGGTATCTGCCAAGGCGAGCACCGTTGCCGGGCGGCCCGGTCGGTATGATAAAAGGCGTATCCTGTCCTCCCAGGCCGGTCTCTGCCCAAGGGGGGATACTTTTCGGTATAGTCAAATGTTGGACATCGCGGCGTAGGACCCAGCAAACCCATGGTTCAAGAACGGACGTTACCCCAATTCCAGGCTCCAGCGGCCCAAATCTCCCCCGACGAGGGGCTGCTGCTCTACGAAGATATGATCCTGGGGCGCTACTTCGAAGACAAGTGCGCCGAGATGTACTACCGGGGCAAAATGTTCGGTTTTGTGCACCTCTACAACGGCCAGGAAGCCGTCTCTAGCGGGGTGATCAAGGCGCTGCGCTCCGATGACTACGTGTGCAGCACCTACCGTGACCACGTCCACGCCCTCAGCGCCGGAGTGCCCGCCAAAAACGTCATGGCCGAGCTGTTTGGCAAAGAGACCGGCTGTAGCCGGGGCCGGGGCGGCTCGATGCACCTGTTTTCCAGCGAGCACAACCTGCTGGGGGGCTTTGCCTTTATCGGGGAGGGTATTCCCGTAGCCCTGGGGGCGGCGTTTCAGTCGCGCTACCGCCGTGACGCCCTGGGCGACGCCAGCGCTGACCAGGTGACTGCCTGCTTCTTTGGCGACGGCACCAGCAACAACGGTCAGTTCTTTGAGTGCCTGAACATGGCCGCCCTGTGGAAGCTGCCCATTTTATTTGTGGTAGAAAACAACAAGTGGGCGATCGGTATGGCCCACGAGCGGGCCACCTCCCAGCCGGAGATCTACAAAAAGGCCTCGGTGTTTGGCATGCCCGGCGTCGAAGTGGACGGCATGGACGTAATGGCCGTGCGCGCCGTCGCCCAGGAGGCCGTCGCCCGCGCCCGCGCCGGGGAAGGCCCCACCCTGATCGAGGCCCTCACCTACCGCTTCCGGGGCCACAGCCTGGCCGACCCCGACGAGCTGCGCTCCAAGGCCGAAAAAGAAGCCTGGCTGGCCCGCGACCCGATCAAGCGGTTCGAGGCCTACCTGCTAGAGCACAACCTGGCCGACGAGGGGGCGCTGAAGGACGTGCGCGATCGCATTCAAACCACCATCGACGACGCCCTCACCTTCGCCGAAGACAGCCCCGAACCCAGCCCCGACGATCTCTATAAATATATTTTCGCCGAGGATTAGGCCCTGCCGTCCCCTCCTCGGAGGGGTGCCCGCAGGGCGGGGTGGGTCTGAGAGAATTTTGGATTGGGGATTTTGGATTCTAGAGAATCCAGTCTGAACGCTAGATCGCAACCTTGCCAAGCTCCGACCTGTACCCACCCCTGCCCCTCCCAGGAGGGGATTTGAGCCTAAGCTCCCTTTCTCTCATCCACCCATCCAATCCCTTACCCATC contains these protein-coding regions:
- a CDS encoding IMS domain-containing protein, whose protein sequence is MQIPLDYYRILGLPIQATADQLKQAHRDRGLQLPRREFSTAAIEARRQLIDEAYTVLSDRDRRRAYDSKFLASAYTVDMAPEPLGEGRIPGLEVSADLGEAALRSLATEPGGSEAQSSKIEIESDQLVGALLLLLELGEYEQVLQLGQPQLSNPYASGGLATPEPAQDDVVLTLALACLELGREQWQQRQYEIAAESLQTGHELLARGNHFPNLRAEIQTELYKLRPYRVLELLARPLDQTRERRQGLKLLKSMLEDRGGIEGTEDDLSGLAIDDFLRFIQQLRDYLTASEQQELFEHEARRPSPVATYLTVYALLARGFARHQPALVRRAKQLLLRLGGQQDVHLEQAVCALLLGQTEEANRALEMSQEYEPLAYIREHSRQSPDLLPGLCLYAERWLKDELFPHFRDFKDQEATLKDYFADAQVQAYLETMPTGASAEPRELRQSPAVQGGMAQTSPTAAPGAAQFSTAQFSAAQFPAAQFPTIEGSLPIGAPTMPSPTARRSIPVSPAGGNGSNGNGTYAKTVPPRNGQGRPRPPEPWTEGSTTDRELRSGPGEEDDLSVAERIAQLSPDGKMTAAGREEPTRPSPERRPLPPEPATLAPGQALSPGIAPGRRDRAATPRWGRLALVGVAGVVGLGILGFGTMRALGWVAGVFSGPRISGQPLAIRVDQPAFEIPDAPPAPTEIGVNDMAGRVINEWLEIKRGALGESYQGDRLDDILLEPVLTQWTRRADAAAAESWYWEYEHNVEIESVSPDDPTADSLQAIAVVSEQARLFEFGVENTNAAYNDTLRMQYDLVRQDGKWYVQGMNKLSDVN
- the pdhA gene encoding pyruvate dehydrogenase (acetyl-transferring) E1 component subunit alpha, which encodes MVQERTLPQFQAPAAQISPDEGLLLYEDMILGRYFEDKCAEMYYRGKMFGFVHLYNGQEAVSSGVIKALRSDDYVCSTYRDHVHALSAGVPAKNVMAELFGKETGCSRGRGGSMHLFSSEHNLLGGFAFIGEGIPVALGAAFQSRYRRDALGDASADQVTACFFGDGTSNNGQFFECLNMAALWKLPILFVVENNKWAIGMAHERATSQPEIYKKASVFGMPGVEVDGMDVMAVRAVAQEAVARARAGEGPTLIEALTYRFRGHSLADPDELRSKAEKEAWLARDPIKRFEAYLLEHNLADEGALKDVRDRIQTTIDDALTFAEDSPEPSPDDLYKYIFAED